The Ahaetulla prasina isolate Xishuangbanna chromosome 3, ASM2864084v1, whole genome shotgun sequence genome window below encodes:
- the CZIB gene encoding CXXC motif containing zinc binding protein → MGKIGLQFKATLENITNLRPVGEDFRWYLKLKCGNCSEVSEKWQYLRLMDSHPLKGGRGSATMVQKCKLCSRENSIDILSQTIKPYNAEDNETFKTIVEFECRGLEPVDFQPQAGFAANGAESGTSFDEINLLEKDWTDYDEKIKESVGIYEVTHKFVKC, encoded by the exons ATGGGG AAAATCGGGCTGCAGTTCAAAGCGACTTTAGAAAACATTACAAACCTCCGGCCGGTGGGGGAGGATTTCCGATGGTATCTGAAG CTTAAATGTGGAAACTGTAGTGAGGTGTCAGAAAAATGGCAATATCTACGATTAATG GACAGCCATCCTCTGAAAGGAGGCCGGGGAAGTGCCACAATGGTGCAGAAATGCAAATTGTGCTCCCGAGAAAACTCAATAG atattttAAGTCAGACAATTAAGCCTTACAAT GCCGAAGACAATGAGACCTTTAAGACAATAGTGGAATTTGAGTGCCGTGGTCTTGAACCTGTGGATTTTCAACCACAG GCAGGGTTTGCTGCAAATGGTGCTGAGTCTGGCACATCTTTCGATGAAATCAACTTACTGGAAAAG GACTGGACTGACTATGATGAAAAAATAAAGGAATCCGTTGGCATCTATGAAGTTACCCATAAGTTTGTCAAATGTTAA
- the CPT2 gene encoding carnitine O-palmitoyltransferase 2, mitochondrial isoform X2: MERKDTGKSRNNKQKGPWFDMYLQAREPVILNFNPFMAFSPDPKPEYNNQLVKATNMTVAALRFLKTLRAGILEPEVFHLNPSKSDTPAFKKLIRFVPSSLSWFGAYMVNAYPLDMSQYFRLFNSTRLPKPKKDELFTDEHARHLLVLRNGHFYVFDVIDQNGNIVKPSEIQAHLKFILSDKAPVPAFPLPYLTTENRDTWATLRQELLDNGNREALRKVDSAIFCLCLDDFPIKDVDHLSRTMLHGDGTNRWYDKSFNLILAKDGSAAIHFEHAWGDGVAVLRFQNEVFKHSTETPDVTPQSLPATCDSHGAVEKLNFKLNDALKEGITIAKQNFDATVKTLTLKSFRFERGGKEFIKTQKLSPDAIVQLAFQMAFLQQYGQTVATYESCSTAAFKHGRTETIRPASVYTKACSEAVVKRPSKHNTTELRQMITECSTYHGQLTKEAAMGQGFDRHLYALRREAESQGISLPDFYKDQAYSLINHNILSTSTLSSSAVFLGGFGPVVPDGFGIGYGIQDNWIGCNVSAYPARNAPEFLQCVHKSLDDIFDILEGKQISN, encoded by the exons GTCCCTGGTTCGACATGTATCTTCAGGCACGGGAACCCGTTATTCTTAACTTCAATCCATTCATGGCTTTCAGTCCTGACCCCAAACCTGAATACAACAATCAGCTTGTGAAAGCCACCAACATGACTGTTGCTGCTTTACGTTTCTTGAAGACTCTTCGGGCAGGCATCTTAGAACCAGAGGTGTTTCATCTAAACCCGTCCAAGAGCGACACTCCAGCGTTCAAAAAGCTTATTCGATTTGTGCCTTCTTCTCTCTCATGGTTTGGTGCCTACATGGTGAATGCCTACCCACTAGACATGTCACAATACTTCAGACTTTTCAATTCCACACGGCTGCCTAAACCCAAGAAAGACGAGCTATTTACAGATGAGCATGCCAGGCATTTACTGGTGCTTAGAAATGGCCACTTCTATGTGTTTGACGTGATAGACCAAAATGGCAACATAGTGAAACCATCGGAAATTCAAGCCCATTTAAAATTCATCCTTTCGGACAAAGCTCCAGTTCCAGCATTTCCTCTTCCTTATCTAACTACTGAAAATCGGGACACCTGGGCGACTCTGAGGCAGGAACTCCTTGACAATGGCAACAGGGAGGCCTTAAGGAAAGTGGATTCGGCTATATTCTGCCTGTGCCTTGATGATTTCCCAATTAAAGATGTCGACCATTTGTCTCGTACTATGCTCCATGGCGACGGCACAAATAGGTGGTACGACAAATCGTTTAATCTTATTTTAGCGAAAGATGgctctgcagcaattcactttgaGCACGCTTGGGGAGATGGTGTGGCTGTGCTTAGGTTCCAAAACGAAGTCTTTAAGCACAGCACAGAGACTCCTGACGTTACTCCTCAGTCTCTGCCGGCTACCTGTGATTCGCACGGAGCTGTAGAGAAGCTGAATTTCAAACTGAACGATGCCTTAAAAGAAGGAATCACCATAGCCAAGCAAAATTTTGATGCCACTGTGAAAACACTGACGCTGAAGTCCTTCCGGTTTGAAAGAGGTGGCAAGGAATTCATAAAGACACAGAAACTGAGTCCTGATGCCATAGTCCAGCTTGCCTTCCAGATGGCTTTTCTACAGCAATATGGACAGACAGTTGCCACCTATGAATCTTGTAGCACAGCAGCATTCAAACACGGTCGCACCGAAACGATCCGGCCTGCTTCGGTTTACACAAAGGCGTGCTCAGAGGCAGTAGTCAAGAGGCCGTCCAAGCACAATACCACAGAGCTACGCCAGATGATCACAGAGTGCTCCACGTATCATGGTCAACTCACAAAGGAAGCTGCTATGG GTCAGGGATTTGATCGTCACCTTTATGCACTGCGACGTGAAGCAGAATCCCAAGGAATTTCTTTGCCAGATTTTTACAAGGACCAAGCTTATTCCCTGATTAACCACAACATTCTCTCCACAAGTACTTTGAGCAGCTCAGCGGTGTTCCTGGGTGGATTTGGGCCGGTGGTGCCTGATGGATTTGGCATAGGTTATGGTATACAAGATAACTGGATCGGGTGCAATGTTTCTGCTTATCCAGCTAGGAATGCACCAGAATTCCTGCAGTGTGTGCACAAGTCACTGGATGATATTTTTGATATTTTAGAAGGGAAACAAATTAGTAATTAA